A genome region from Kineosporia corallincola includes the following:
- a CDS encoding uroporphyrinogen-III synthase, whose amino-acid sequence MVPDGPRETLTGFSVLLTCDRRADELAANFARRGAGVIQAPTLRYLPLEEDDELIDATAKVVQQPPDAVIVTTAIGFRGWIETADSVGLAPHLLEVLAEARILARGPKARGAIRAAGLIESWSAASETTSEAVDSLIARGVAGRRVVVQLHGSRDEALLDRLRLAGAEVVPVRVYRWGPAPDPVAVERSIEATCNRTVDAVLFTSAPGAEAFLAAAGRMGRHEQLVAALRTDVVAAAVGQITAKPLIDAGLSPLIPDRGRLGALIRATVDHLTGTRVRSLRTAAGVLEVRGQGALLDGTLLTLSPAPMAILRELARRPGHVVDRATLLTALPGAGDLHAVEVAVARLRAALGTPALVQTVVKRGYRLVVTSDPAVAGEPT is encoded by the coding sequence ATGGTCCCCGACGGCCCCCGCGAGACCCTCACCGGGTTCTCCGTACTGCTCACCTGCGACCGGCGCGCCGACGAGCTGGCCGCCAACTTCGCCCGGCGTGGGGCCGGGGTGATCCAGGCCCCGACCCTGCGTTACCTGCCTCTCGAAGAGGACGACGAATTGATCGACGCGACAGCCAAAGTGGTGCAGCAGCCACCGGACGCCGTGATCGTCACCACGGCGATCGGGTTCCGCGGCTGGATCGAGACCGCCGACTCGGTGGGCCTGGCACCGCACCTGCTGGAGGTGCTCGCCGAGGCGCGCATCCTGGCGCGCGGTCCCAAGGCCCGCGGGGCGATCCGCGCCGCCGGGCTGATCGAGAGCTGGTCGGCCGCGTCGGAGACCACCTCCGAGGCGGTGGACTCGCTGATCGCCCGGGGGGTGGCGGGCCGCCGGGTGGTGGTGCAGCTGCACGGCAGTCGCGACGAGGCGCTGCTCGACCGGCTGCGGCTGGCCGGGGCCGAGGTGGTGCCGGTGCGGGTGTACCGCTGGGGCCCGGCGCCCGACCCGGTGGCCGTGGAACGCTCGATCGAGGCCACCTGCAACCGCACGGTCGACGCGGTGCTGTTCACCAGTGCCCCCGGCGCCGAGGCCTTCCTCGCGGCGGCCGGGCGGATGGGCCGTCACGAGCAGCTGGTGGCGGCCCTGCGCACCGACGTGGTGGCGGCCGCGGTCGGCCAGATCACCGCGAAACCCCTGATCGACGCCGGGCTGAGCCCGCTGATCCCGGACCGGGGCCGGCTCGGTGCGCTGATCCGGGCCACGGTGGACCATCTGACCGGCACCCGGGTGCGCTCCCTGCGCACCGCCGCCGGGGTGCTGGAGGTGCGGGGCCAGGGCGCCCTGCTCGACGGCACGCTGCTCACCCTCTCGCCGGCGCCGATGGCGATCCTGCGCGAGCTGGCCCGCCGCCCGGGGCACGTGGTCGACCGGGCCACGCTGCTGACGGCGCTGCCCGGGGCGGGCGACCTGCACGCCGTGGAGGTGGCGGTGGCCCGGCTGCGGGCGGCGCTCGGCACGCCGGCCCTGGTGCAGACCGTGGTGAAACGCGGGTACCGGCTCGTCGTGACATCCGACCCCGCGGTTGCCGGGGAACCGACCTAG
- a CDS encoding D-arabinono-1,4-lactone oxidase — MTPTKLTNWAGNVVFEPERYVRAGRVEQVQELVAGARRVRVLGSGHSFSQVAATDGLLLSLEDLPLEVDVDTAAATARVTASARFAHVMPALHAAGLALHNTGSLPHISVAGAAATGTHGSGTGNPCLAAAVTGIELIGPDGSLRTLSAGDDDFDGSVIAMGLAGVVTALTLRAQPAFDVRQYVYDDLPLDALISNFDEIMGSAYSVSAFTHWRRPVIDMLWRKQLAGDPVAPASYFGARPADGPRHPIAGMPTENATQQLGVPGPWHERLPHFRFEFTPSRGDELQSEFLLPVEQAGAALAAVNEVAPRFADALQVAEIRTVAGDDLWLSPCYGRTTVALHFTWVDDLRVVAPALAALEGALEGFDARPHWGKVFGLGRERVRALYPRLADFEKLVARVDPAGKFTNDFTRTYLELAG, encoded by the coding sequence ATGACGCCGACCAAGCTGACCAACTGGGCCGGGAACGTCGTCTTCGAGCCGGAACGGTACGTCCGGGCCGGCCGCGTCGAGCAGGTGCAGGAGCTCGTCGCGGGGGCGCGGCGGGTGCGGGTGCTCGGCAGCGGGCACTCCTTCAGCCAGGTCGCGGCCACCGACGGACTGCTGCTCAGCCTGGAGGACCTGCCGCTGGAGGTGGACGTCGACACCGCCGCCGCCACTGCCCGGGTCACCGCCAGCGCCCGCTTCGCCCACGTGATGCCCGCCCTGCACGCCGCCGGGCTGGCCCTGCACAACACCGGCTCGCTGCCGCACATCTCGGTGGCCGGGGCCGCCGCCACGGGCACCCACGGGTCCGGCACCGGCAACCCCTGCCTGGCCGCCGCCGTCACCGGCATCGAGCTGATCGGGCCGGACGGGTCGCTGCGCACGCTGTCGGCCGGCGACGACGACTTCGACGGCTCGGTGATCGCGATGGGCCTGGCCGGGGTGGTGACGGCGCTGACCCTGCGCGCGCAGCCCGCCTTCGACGTGCGTCAGTACGTCTACGACGACCTGCCGCTGGACGCGCTGATCTCAAACTTCGACGAGATCATGGGCAGCGCCTACAGCGTCAGCGCTTTCACGCACTGGCGGCGTCCGGTGATCGACATGCTCTGGCGCAAGCAGCTGGCCGGCGATCCGGTCGCCCCCGCAAGCTATTTCGGCGCCCGGCCGGCCGACGGCCCGCGCCACCCGATCGCCGGCATGCCCACCGAGAACGCCACGCAGCAGCTCGGTGTGCCCGGTCCCTGGCACGAGCGGCTGCCGCACTTCCGGTTCGAGTTCACCCCCTCGCGCGGTGACGAGCTCCAGTCCGAGTTCCTGCTGCCGGTGGAGCAGGCGGGCGCGGCGCTGGCCGCGGTGAACGAAGTGGCCCCGCGGTTCGCGGACGCGTTGCAGGTGGCCGAGATCCGCACCGTCGCGGGTGACGACCTGTGGCTCAGCCCCTGCTACGGCCGCACCACCGTGGCCCTGCACTTCACCTGGGTGGACGACCTGCGCGTGGTCGCCCCGGCCCTGGCCGCCCTGGAGGGCGCGCTGGAGGGCTTCGACGCCCGCCCGCACTGGGGCAAGGTGTTCGGTCTGGGCCGGGAGCGGGTACGGGCGCTCTACCCGCGGCTGGCCGATTTCGAGAAGCTGGTGGCCCGGGTGGACCCGGCAGGCAAGTTCACCAACGACTTCACCCGCACCTATCTGGAGCTGGCCGGCTGA
- a CDS encoding NarK family nitrate/nitrite MFS transporter encodes MAETIAVPATAPTAGRWIDHWDPEDPVFWQETGRPIARRNLIFSIFAEHIGFSVWLLWSIVVVRLGDVGWNLSTSQTLWLTAVPSGVGAFLRLPYTFAVPRFGGRNWTVASALLLLIPCAGLAWAVERPEIGYGTLLLIAATAGLGGGNFASSMANISFFYPEKEKGFVLGLNAAGGNLGVAVVQKLVPQVIVLGSGVALAWAGLMYIPLAVIAAVCAMLFMDNLTDAKTDARPYWRSLRHTDTWVMSLLYIGTFGSFIGYSSAFPTLLKTVFERQDIALTWAFLGAGIGSLARPLGGLLSDRIGGAQVTVASFAGLAVGAFAALWSVQHQNLALFFVSFMFLFVATGVGNGSTYRMIPRLFHSRGQAAGGSPETMLTMRREAAGALGVISSIGAFGGFLVPICYAWSNSHYGSIQPALKFYLAFFLVLLAVTWFRYVRRGSLPSREGI; translated from the coding sequence ATGGCCGAGACCATCGCCGTACCCGCAACAGCCCCCACCGCCGGCCGGTGGATCGACCACTGGGACCCCGAGGACCCGGTGTTCTGGCAGGAGACCGGCAGGCCGATCGCCCGCCGCAACCTGATCTTCTCGATCTTCGCCGAGCACATCGGCTTCTCCGTCTGGCTGCTCTGGAGCATCGTCGTGGTCCGGCTCGGCGACGTCGGCTGGAACCTGTCCACCAGCCAGACCCTGTGGCTGACGGCGGTTCCCAGCGGCGTCGGGGCCTTCCTGCGCCTGCCCTACACGTTCGCCGTGCCGAGGTTCGGCGGCCGCAACTGGACCGTCGCCTCGGCCCTGCTCCTGCTGATCCCCTGCGCGGGCCTGGCCTGGGCCGTCGAGCGGCCGGAGATCGGTTACGGCACACTGCTTCTGATCGCCGCCACGGCCGGTCTGGGCGGTGGCAACTTCGCCTCCAGCATGGCCAACATCTCGTTCTTCTACCCGGAGAAGGAGAAGGGCTTCGTGCTCGGCCTGAACGCGGCCGGCGGCAACCTCGGCGTGGCCGTGGTGCAGAAGCTGGTGCCGCAGGTGATCGTGCTCGGCAGCGGCGTGGCCCTGGCCTGGGCCGGTCTGATGTACATCCCGCTGGCCGTGATCGCCGCCGTCTGCGCGATGCTGTTCATGGACAACCTGACCGACGCGAAGACCGACGCCAGGCCGTACTGGCGCTCGCTGCGGCACACCGACACCTGGGTGATGTCGCTGCTCTACATCGGCACGTTCGGCTCGTTCATCGGCTACTCCTCGGCCTTCCCGACCCTGCTCAAGACCGTGTTCGAGCGCCAGGACATCGCCTTGACCTGGGCCTTCCTCGGGGCCGGCATCGGCTCGCTGGCCCGCCCGCTGGGTGGCCTGCTGTCCGACCGGATCGGCGGGGCGCAGGTGACCGTGGCCAGTTTCGCCGGGCTCGCGGTCGGCGCCTTCGCGGCCCTGTGGTCGGTGCAGCACCAGAACCTGGCGCTGTTCTTCGTCAGCTTCATGTTCCTGTTCGTCGCCACCGGCGTCGGCAACGGTTCCACCTACCGGATGATCCCGCGGCTGTTCCACTCCCGGGGCCAGGCGGCCGGCGGCTCTCCGGAGACGATGCTGACGATGCGCCGCGAGGCCGCCGGGGCGCTCGGGGTGATCAGCTCGATCGGGGCCTTCGGCGGGTTCCTCGTCCCGATCTGCTACGCCTGGTCCAATTCGCACTACGGCAGCATCCAGCCGGCGCTGAAGTTTTACCTGGCCTTCTTCCTGGTTCTCCTGGCCGTGACCTGGTTCCGCTACGTCCGCAGGGGGAGTCTTCCGTCCCGCGAGGGGATTTGA
- a CDS encoding FAD-binding oxidoreductase yields MKLWNAGITTKPAEIVRCATKEQVGAAILAARQRGLALSVAGGGHDWAGRAVREGGLVIDLSPMNRVGVTADVAHAGGGATSLDVMETAVTAGQTVVTGTVGSVGMAGLALGGGYGPQLGSAGPACDLIVGAEVVLADGRVVFADAEHEPDLFWALRGGGGNFGVVTDLRLRLRPFATALAGSVLFPWDRAGSVLRGWAALVPGVPDELTVHIASLGLPDGTRVLALSPTWVGGAAQGERWVGDIGKLGTTISSQVARIPLTEQLVATERLFAADGRSWYLRTRSLPALTDPVIDLLVEAGDSAVGADDAFAMHHFHGQATRVAPEATAFAERHEHFMLELVAGWRDGDPQPHREWARRIWRDAAAHALPGGYPNVLGPDDHDQIARAWGTNAERLTRVKQKYDPDGVFTGIPLPS; encoded by the coding sequence ATGAAACTGTGGAACGCGGGGATCACGACGAAGCCCGCCGAGATTGTCCGCTGTGCCACGAAAGAACAGGTCGGCGCCGCGATTCTGGCTGCTCGGCAACGGGGTCTCGCGCTCTCCGTGGCCGGTGGCGGGCACGACTGGGCGGGCCGTGCCGTGCGGGAGGGCGGGCTGGTGATCGACCTCTCACCGATGAACCGGGTCGGTGTCACCGCGGACGTGGCCCACGCCGGCGGCGGTGCCACCTCGCTCGACGTGATGGAGACCGCCGTCACCGCCGGGCAGACCGTGGTCACCGGCACGGTCGGCTCGGTCGGCATGGCCGGGCTGGCCCTCGGCGGCGGTTACGGGCCCCAGCTGGGCAGCGCCGGGCCGGCCTGCGACCTGATCGTCGGGGCCGAGGTGGTGCTGGCCGACGGCCGGGTGGTGTTCGCCGACGCCGAGCACGAGCCCGACCTGTTCTGGGCCCTGCGGGGCGGGGGCGGCAACTTCGGCGTGGTCACCGACCTGCGGCTGCGGCTGCGCCCGTTCGCCACCGCCCTGGCCGGGTCGGTGCTCTTCCCCTGGGACCGGGCCGGGTCGGTGCTGCGCGGCTGGGCCGCCCTGGTGCCCGGCGTGCCCGACGAGCTGACCGTGCACATCGCGTCGCTCGGCCTGCCCGACGGCACCCGCGTGCTCGCCCTGAGCCCGACCTGGGTGGGTGGTGCGGCCCAGGGCGAGCGGTGGGTGGGTGACATCGGCAAACTGGGGACGACGATCAGCTCACAGGTCGCCCGGATTCCCCTGACGGAGCAGCTGGTGGCCACCGAGCGGCTCTTCGCCGCGGACGGCCGCAGCTGGTACCTGCGCACCCGCAGTCTGCCGGCGCTCACCGATCCGGTGATCGATCTGCTGGTGGAGGCGGGGGACTCGGCCGTCGGTGCGGACGACGCCTTCGCCATGCACCACTTCCACGGCCAGGCCACCCGGGTGGCGCCCGAGGCAACGGCTTTCGCGGAACGTCACGAGCACTTCATGCTCGAGCTGGTGGCCGGCTGGCGGGACGGTGACCCGCAGCCGCACCGGGAGTGGGCCCGGCGGATCTGGCGGGACGCCGCCGCGCACGCCCTGCCCGGCGGCTATCCGAACGTGCTCGGCCCGGACGACCACGACCAGATCGCGCGGGCCTGGGGCACGAACGCGGAACGGCTGACCCGGGTGAAGCAGAAGTACGACCCGGACGGCGTTTTCACCGGCATCCCGCTTCCTTCGTAG
- a CDS encoding molybdopterin oxidoreductase, whose protein sequence is MHSSPRFLQGIYAFTGQGQHKPGPVDPALSYTVPEGKTAQALYFRGGNSAAELITVVLMRDGSPMRYFPIGARSDVHVPLRVVEDLLGGTVLELHVAAPEELDGTLVIDFGLVEV, encoded by the coding sequence ATGCACAGCAGTCCGCGCTTCCTCCAGGGGATCTACGCCTTCACCGGGCAGGGGCAGCACAAGCCCGGCCCCGTCGACCCGGCCCTGTCCTACACGGTGCCGGAGGGAAAGACCGCCCAGGCCCTGTACTTCCGGGGCGGGAACTCCGCGGCCGAGCTGATCACGGTGGTGCTGATGCGCGACGGCTCACCGATGCGCTACTTCCCGATCGGTGCCCGCTCGGACGTGCACGTGCCGCTGCGGGTGGTCGAGGACCTGCTCGGAGGAACGGTTCTCGAGCTGCACGTGGCCGCGCCGGAAGAGCTCGACGGCACGCTGGTGATCGACTTCGGGCTGGTGGAGGTGTGA